A stretch of the Neptunomonas phycophila genome encodes the following:
- a CDS encoding urea amidolyase associated protein UAAP2 yields the protein MSVIASDLLIDNARYTQSIKAGNYYLGTIKAGQTFRIVDLEGNQAADTLFFNANDPSERYSAMDTIREQSNVYLTTGSELRSNLNNVLLRIVADTCGRHDTLGGACATESNTVRYDLEKRCMHACRDSWMLAIAEHPEYGLHKRDISHNINFFMNVPVTPEGGLTFEDGISAPGKYVELTAVMDVIVLISNCPQLNNPCNGYNPTPVQIAVWD from the coding sequence ATGTCAGTTATTGCTAGCGACTTACTCATAGACAACGCACGTTACACCCAATCAATAAAAGCGGGTAATTACTACCTAGGCACGATTAAAGCGGGGCAAACCTTTCGCATAGTAGACCTAGAGGGTAACCAAGCGGCTGATACACTGTTTTTCAACGCTAACGACCCTTCCGAACGCTACAGCGCCATGGATACCATTCGCGAGCAAAGCAATGTGTACCTCACTACCGGATCAGAGCTGCGCTCTAACTTAAACAATGTCCTACTCCGCATTGTTGCGGATACGTGTGGTCGACATGACACGCTGGGTGGTGCCTGTGCTACCGAGAGTAATACCGTGCGCTACGATTTGGAAAAACGCTGTATGCACGCCTGCCGTGATAGTTGGATGTTAGCTATTGCCGAACACCCTGAATATGGGCTGCACAAACGAGATATTAGTCACAACATTAACTTTTTCATGAATGTACCCGTGACTCCTGAAGGTGGTTTAACGTTTGAGGACGGGATCTCGGCGCCCGGTAAATATGTAGAGTTAACAGCCGTAATGGATGTCATTGTGCTGATTTCAAACTGCCCTCAACTCAACAACCCATGCAATGGCTATAACCCTACACCAGTCCAAATTGCTGTGTGGGACTAA